The genomic DNA TATGTACTTCCGGTTGACCGAGTAGAGGATTTCTTTCCCCTGCCGGCGGGTTTTCACGATCCCCCCCTTTTTGAGCACGGACAGGTGATGGCTCACGGAGGGCTGTTTCATCGCAAAGTGGGCGCAGATCGCGGTCACGTTCATCTCCCGTTCCAGCAGGAGGTCGATCATCTTCATCCGGTGGAAATCCGCCAGCCCCTCAAAGAAGGCGCGCAACCGCCCTTCCATCGC from Nitrospinota bacterium includes the following:
- a CDS encoding winged helix-turn-helix transcriptional regulator; the encoded protein is MTKERGAMEGRLRAFFEGLADFHRMKMIDLLLEREMNVTAICAHFAMKQPSVSHHLSVLKKGGIVKTRRQGKEILYSVNRKYI